The Thalassophryne amazonica chromosome 8, fThaAma1.1, whole genome shotgun sequence genome includes a window with the following:
- the LOC117516375 gene encoding hyaluronidase PH-20-like gives MALLLPSCIILWFYSSVATIHALPPTEPPLIHNRPFVVIWNAPTNRCHQLEIPLDMAAFQAVTTPAAKPHQFLTVFYENRFGLYPRVNLLKRKQYKGGIPQEGNLTEHLAKVKREIDHFISQDSAPGLAVIDWEAWRPLWNQNWGSKHIYQKLSVVHTLKTAPFIQSRQVAQLAKSQFQKAGRQFMEKTISLGKSERPSRRWGFYLFPDCHNYKWEKPGYTGKCSNKTEEQNNQMLWLWERSTAFFPSVYLQVTMRNSPKAALYVRNRVQEALRVAALPKHPYTMPVYVYSRPLYRHQTQTFLSQMDLVSTMGESVALGASGVILWGSSGDYSNKANCQSLSDYLTTILNPYVANVTAAAVLCSQVLCQGRGRCARKNYDSTHYLHLNPAHFSILRVEQKYVAVGFPSNDDLSTWAQNFTCQCYAGQSCSPFLSHPANITHIWV, from the exons ATGGCCCTGCTCCTCCCATCCTGCATCATTTTATGGTTCTACAGCAGCGTGGCCACCATACACGCTCTGCCTCCTACTGAGCCCCCGCTGATCCACAATCGTCCTTTCGTGGTCATATGGAATGCTCCAACCAATCGGTGCCATCAACTTGAAATTCCACTCGACATGGCAGCGTTCCAAGCAGTGACCACACCTGCTGCCAAGCCCCATCAGTTTCTTACCGTCTTCTATGAGAACCGTTTTGGCCTGTACCCAAGAGTCAACCTGCTCAAACGCAAGCAGTACAAAGGCGGCATTCCCCAAGAAGGCAACCTAACAGAACACCTGGCAAAGGTCAAACGAGAAATTGACCACTTCATCTCTCAAGATTCTGCTCCTGGTCTTGCTGTCATTGACTGGGAGGCCTGGCGTCCTCTATGGAACCAGAATTGGGGTTCAAAACACATCTATCAGAAACTTTCTGTTGTTCATACTCTCAAAACAGCCCCATTCATACAGTCAAGGCAAGTAGCCCAACTGGCCAAGAGCCAGTTCCAGAAGGCTGGTCGGCAGTTTATGGAGAAGACCATCAGCCTGGGAAAAAGTGAGCGGCCGAGCCGTCGCTGGGGCTTTTACCTCTTCCCCGACTGCCACAACTACAAATGGGAGAAGCCCGGTTACACGGGGAAATGTTCCAACAAAACCGAAGAACAAAACAACCAGATGCTGTGGCTGTGGGAGCGCAGTACTGCGTTCTTCCCCTCCGTCTACCTGCAGGTGACCATGAGGAACTCCCCCAAAGCGGCCCTCTACGTTCGCAACCGTGTCCAGGAGGCGCTCAGGGTGGCAGCGCTGCCAAAACACCCTTACACCATGCCAGTCTACGTCTACTCCAGGCCGCTGTACCGCCACCAAACCCAGACGTTCCTGAGCCAG ATGGACCTGGTGAGCACCATGGGAGAGTCTGTGGCTCTGGGGGCATCAGGGGTCATCCTGTGGGGGAGCTCCGGGGACTACAGCAACAAG GCCAACTGTCAGTCACTGTCTGACTATCTGACCACCATCTTGAACCCATATGTCGCCAATGTGACTGCAGCAGCTGTTCTCTGCAGCCAGGTGCTGTGCCAGGGGAGAGGCCGCTGTGCTAGAAAGAACTATGACTCCACCCACTACCTGCACCTGAACCCCGCCCATTTCAGTATCTTGCGTGTGGAACAGAAGTACGTGGCCGTCGGTTTTCCGTCCAACGATGACCTCAGCACCTGGGCCCAAAACTTCACGTGTCAGTGCTACGCCGGACAGAGCTGTTCACCCTTTCTGTCGCATCCTGCCAACATCACACACATCTGGGTGTAG
- the LOC117515179 gene encoding hyaluronidase PH-20-like yields the protein MDSDRKTFFYALMSTLALIRTANTLPWTDPPIQPNTHFLFMWNAPTELCESRFGMPLDLSYFHLISSTLKSATNQSISIFYIDRFGIFPYVDKDTGKWCEDGLPQLVDMKEHREEVENNIEFYIPVNQPGLAVLDFEEWRPQWDRNWGSKDIYRQISIERMKKKNATLSDNEVEDRARMAFEQAAKGYFLRSIDIGKRLRPKKLWGYYLYPDCYNYDYNQDMAGFSGQCPQLEMERNDELLWLWNVSTALFPSIYLELVLRDSDQARLFVRHRVQEAMRVSALANSSHSIPVYAYIRPVYKDSTKVYMSELDLVNTVGEAAALGAAGVISWGDMNVTASEDSCLDARRHLERVMNPYILNVSTATRLCSLALCQGRGRCVRKRWDSDAFLHLDPRRYWLQRKRRGGPLTVVGGLSQDDIEQFDRSFNCMCYSERPCRAVLTLNVIHDTMDITQPRSAGRPLTHGSHPLLQVALLCCLRALM from the exons ATGGACTCAGACAGAAAAACTTTCTTCTACGCCCTCATGTCCACATTGGCTCTGATCCGCACCGCCAACACCCTACCTTGGACAGACCCGCCCATCCAGCCCAACacccacttcctgttcatgtggaACGCACCCACGGAACTCTGCGAAAGTCGCTTTGGGATGCCCCTTGACCTTTCTTATTTCCACCTGATCAGCAGCACACTGAAGTCAGCCACCAACCAGAGCATCTCCATCTTCTACATCGACCGCTTTGGCATCTTCCCATATGTGGACAAAGACACCGGCAAGTGGTGTGAGGACGGCCTGCCGCAGCTCGTAGATATGAAGGAGCACCGTGAGGAGGTAGAGAACAACATTGAGTTCTATATCCCGGTCAACCAACCGGGTCTGGCTGTGCTGGACTTTGAGGAGTGGCGGCCACAGTGGGACAGAAACTGGGGCAGCAAAGACATTTACCGGCAAATCTCCATCGAGAgaatgaagaagaagaatgcAACCTTATCTGACAATGAGGTGGAAGACCGGGCCAGGATGGCCTTTGAACAAGCCGCCAAGGGATACTTTTTACGATCAATCGACATCGGCAAACGCTTACGGCCAAAAAAGCTTTGGGGCTACTATCTGTACCCCGACTGCTACAACTACGACTACAACCAGGACATGGCGGGCTTCAGTGGACAGTGTCCCCAACTGGAGATGGAGCGGAACGACGAGCTGCTGTGGCTGTGGAATGTGTCCACTGCTCTCTTCCCGTCCATCTACTTGGAGCTGGTGCTCAGAGACTCAGATCAGGCTCGGCTGTTTGTCCGCCACCGTGTTCAGGAGGCCATGAGGGTGTCGGCGCTCGCCAACAGCTCCCACTCCATCCCTGTCTACGCCTACATCCGGCCCGTCTACAAGGACAGCACCAAGGTCTACATGTCAGAG CTGGACCTGGTCAACACCGTCGGAGAAGCTGCCGCTTTGGGAGCCGCCGGCGTCATTTCCTGGGGAGACATGAACGTGACGGCCTCAGAG GACTCCTGCTTGGACGCCCGGCGCCACCTGGAGCGGGTCATGAACCCGTACATCCTCAACGTCTCCACTGCGACGAGGCTCTGCAGCCTGGCGCTGTGTCAGGGTCGAGGCCGCTGCGTCAGGAAGCGCTGGGACAGCGACGCCTTCCTCCACCTCGACCCGCGCCGGTACTGGCTCCAGCGAAAGCGGCGCGGCGGCCCGCTCACGGTCGTCGGCGGACTCTCACAAGATGACATTGAGCAGTTTGACCGCAGCTTCAACTGCATGTGTTACAGCGAGCGGCCCTGCCGCGCTGTCCTGACGCTCAACGtcatccatgacaccatggacATCACGCAGCCACGCTCGGCCGGACGGCCCCTTACACACGGGTCCCACCCACTGCTGCAGGTGGCGCTGCTGTGCTGTTTGAGGGCTTTGATGTAA